Proteins from a genomic interval of Papaver somniferum cultivar HN1 chromosome 4, ASM357369v1, whole genome shotgun sequence:
- the LOC113272069 gene encoding uncharacterized protein LOC113272069: MGVEIDDHEIWMNAPITFEADDVEEDMEDHNDPLILTLPIAGCNIKKILTDGGSSVNVLFYDTFKRMELNNEQLISSYHTIYGFNGAPRKPLGDIVMQINAGPMKIDTHFSVVDALSPYNAIIGRRWVHKLKGITSTYHQCLRFPSP; encoded by the coding sequence ATGGGGGTAGAAATAGACGATCACGAGATATGGATGAATGCACCGATCACTTTCGAGGCAGATGATGTGGAGGAAGACATGGAGGATCACAATGATCCTTTGATCCTCACACTGCCCATAGCAGGGTGCAATATCAAGAAAATCCTCACTGACGGAGGAAGttcagtcaacgtcctgttctatgatACGTTCAAACGGATGGAGCTAAACAACGAGCAGCTGATATCTTCGTACCACACCATTTATGGATTCAACGGGGCTCCTAGGAAACCATTGGGGGACATTGTTATGCAAATAAATGCAGGACCGATGAAGATAGACACCCATTTCAGCGTAGTAGACGCTCTTTCCCCCTACAATGCTATCATAGGACGaagatgggtacacaagctcaaagggaTAACATCAACTTATCACCAGTGTCTTCGATTCCCGTCACCCTAA